Proteins encoded in a region of the Campylobacter geochelonis genome:
- a CDS encoding HP0495 family protein has product MASICELNSKKPEILYPNFWEYKVIMDSKEHDEKKLEEIVANKEHKISFSKHSNGGKYMSFNVSVLVNSEAERVELFEKFKKISKFVL; this is encoded by the coding sequence GTGGCGAGTATATGCGAGCTTAACAGCAAAAAACCAGAAATTTTATACCCAAATTTTTGGGAATATAAAGTTATCATGGACTCAAAAGAGCATGATGAGAAAAAGTTAGAAGAGATTGTAGCAAATAAAGAGCATAAAATTTCTTTTTCAAAACACAGTAACGGTGGGAAATATATGAGTTTTAACGTGTCTGTTTTGGTAAATTCAGAAGCTGAACGCGTTGAGCTTTTTGAAAAATTCAAAAAAATTTCTAAATTTGTACTATAA
- the moaC gene encoding cyclic pyranopterin monophosphate synthase MoaC, with product MLTHLDEKNRPKMVDVSPKNETLRVATASGVIKMSDEAFRAIKENSAKKGPVLQTAVVAAIMGAKKTSELIPMCHPLLISSVDTDIIELPEIFAFKLIVTVKIKGQTGVEMEALTGVSVGLLTIYDMVKAIDKSMVIDEITLLKKSGGKSGEYMRA from the coding sequence ATGCTAACACATTTAGATGAAAAAAATAGACCAAAAATGGTCGATGTAAGCCCTAAAAATGAGACTTTGCGAGTTGCAACTGCAAGTGGGGTTATCAAGATGAGTGATGAGGCGTTTCGTGCGATTAAAGAAAATAGTGCTAAAAAAGGTCCAGTTTTGCAAACTGCGGTTGTTGCGGCGATAATGGGTGCAAAAAAAACAAGCGAACTTATACCGATGTGCCATCCACTTTTAATCAGCTCAGTCGATACAGATATCATCGAACTTCCAGAAATTTTTGCATTTAAACTGATTGTGACTGTTAAAATCAAAGGGCAAACTGGCGTTGAAATGGAAGCGCTAACTGGCGTAAGCGTGGGGCTTTTAACTATATATGATATGGTAAAAGCGATAGATAAATCAATGGTTATCGACGAGATAACACTTCTTAAAAAAAGCGGAGGCAAAAGTGGCGAGTATATGCGAGCTTAA
- a CDS encoding putative transporter has translation MFKSFFGSKKWAIWAYGGGFFLIAMLYLQVQFNVMINEWYKDFYDMMQKIGEHKIDEYWAQVRRFLYIAMPYVITATLTQYFTSVYTFKWREAMTFAYVHQWRGVSKDIEGSSQRIQEDIYRFAKIVESLGLIVIRAVMTLIAFLPILWGLSKGLDLPIFGTTPGSLVWVALIVSIGGLVISWFVGIKLPGLEYNNQKVEAAFRKELVYAEDDKLNYGAESTLFELFTGLKFNYHRLFLHYGYFNIWLYSFEQFMVIVPHLFMGTSLFSGAITLGVLIQVSNAFSQVRESFSIFIGNWTTITELRSIHKRLSEFEVNIGYKI, from the coding sequence ATGTTTAAATCTTTTTTTGGTAGTAAAAAGTGGGCGATTTGGGCTTATGGCGGCGGTTTTTTTCTAATTGCGATGCTGTATTTGCAAGTGCAGTTTAATGTCATGATAAACGAGTGGTATAAAGACTTTTATGACATGATGCAAAAAATCGGCGAACATAAGATAGATGAGTACTGGGCGCAAGTTAGGCGGTTTTTATATATCGCGATGCCATATGTTATAACAGCGACCCTGACTCAATACTTTACTAGCGTTTATACATTTAAGTGGCGAGAGGCGATGACTTTTGCCTATGTTCATCAGTGGAGAGGCGTTAGTAAAGATATCGAAGGTTCATCACAACGTATCCAAGAAGATATCTACCGCTTTGCTAAAATCGTTGAGAGTTTAGGCTTGATTGTGATTAGGGCGGTGATGACGCTTATCGCGTTTTTACCGATTTTATGGGGGTTAAGCAAGGGGCTTGATTTGCCTATTTTTGGTACGACTCCTGGCTCTTTGGTTTGGGTTGCGCTAATCGTATCAATCGGTGGGCTTGTTATATCGTGGTTTGTAGGAATCAAACTTCCAGGACTTGAATACAACAACCAAAAAGTAGAAGCTGCTTTTAGAAAAGAGTTAGTTTATGCTGAAGATGATAAGTTAAATTACGGCGCAGAAAGCACGCTTTTTGAGCTTTTTACAGGGCTTAAATTTAACTACCACAGGCTGTTTTTGCACTATGGGTATTTTAACATCTGGCTTTACTCTTTTGAGCAGTTTATGGTCATCGTGCCTCATCTTTTTATGGGAACATCGCTATTTAGCGGTGCGATAACGCTTGGAGTTTTGATTCAAGTATCAAATGCTTTTTCGCAAGTTAGAGAGAGTTTTTCTATCTTTATAGGCAACTGGACGACGATAACAGAACTTCGCTCGATTCATAAAAGATTAAGTGAATTTGAAGTCAATATTGGGTATAAAATATAA
- a CDS encoding nitrous oxide reductase accessory protein NosL: protein MRVFLIMIMCILGLSANSISGDVKKMWLKDVNLTCAQTFVDMRKYPKWIAVLELKNGKKVVFGSVKVMMQHFYENSHKYASKMKAMYVSDYKSGDLIDASEAFYVFGSRIVSIRGDDLIPFAKLSDAQEFSSQNSGHKILKFSGITKRLIDYLR, encoded by the coding sequence ATGAGAGTTTTTTTGATTATGATTATGTGTATTTTGGGTTTGAGTGCGAATTCTATCAGTGGTGATGTAAAAAAAATGTGGCTAAAAGATGTGAATTTAACCTGCGCCCAGACCTTTGTCGATATGAGAAAATATCCAAAATGGATAGCGGTTTTAGAACTAAAAAATGGTAAAAAAGTTGTTTTTGGCTCGGTAAAAGTGATGATGCAACACTTCTATGAAAACTCGCACAAATATGCTTCAAAGATGAAAGCGATGTATGTGAGTGATTATAAAAGTGGCGATTTAATCGATGCTAGCGAGGCTTTTTACGTTTTTGGCAGTCGCATAGTAAGCATAAGAGGCGATGATTTGATACCATTTGCAAAGCTTAGCGACGCACAGGAGTTTTCAAGCCAAAACTCAGGGCATAAGATACTTAAATTCAGCGGTATTACAAAAAGGCTGATTGATTATCTAAGATAA
- a CDS encoding 4Fe-4S dicluster domain-containing protein — protein sequence MKAIKEKKVKLKKRFFLLSSAILFTNLSLNLQAKDKKTKNLFLRPPGALNPKEFLSSCIKCGQCVQVCPYYCLKIADITDGFGIATPYINANERGCYLCDLFPCVLSCPSGALSHDTTLVSDVKMGVAVITELNSCLSFKKKRLKQSDVLNLISYKTHNQKEKDVVEKIKSKVGEKCDLCASLCPHPESFKAIEMINLDDKKAPLIKEACVGCGVCAEVCPAQIIEIVPQATYSKIYGDNI from the coding sequence ATGAAAGCTATAAAAGAGAAAAAAGTTAAATTAAAAAAGCGATTTTTTTTACTCTCATCGGCGATTTTGTTTACAAATTTAAGTCTAAATTTGCAAGCAAAAGATAAAAAAACAAAAAATTTGTTTTTACGCCCTCCTGGAGCTTTAAACCCAAAAGAGTTTTTAAGCTCCTGTATAAAGTGTGGACAATGCGTTCAAGTATGCCCATATTACTGTCTTAAAATCGCAGATATAACAGATGGATTTGGTATCGCTACGCCATATATAAATGCAAACGAAAGAGGCTGTTATCTGTGCGATCTTTTCCCTTGTGTGCTTTCTTGTCCAAGTGGAGCGCTAAGTCATGATACAACGCTAGTAAGCGATGTTAAAATGGGCGTTGCGGTTATAACAGAGCTTAATTCTTGTCTTAGTTTTAAAAAAAAGAGGCTAAAACAAAGTGATGTGCTAAATTTAATCTCATATAAAACGCATAATCAAAAAGAAAAAGATGTGGTAGAAAAGATAAAAAGTAAAGTTGGAGAAAAGTGCGATTTGTGCGCTAGTTTATGTCCACATCCAGAAAGTTTTAAAGCGATCGAAATGATAAATTTAGATGATAAAAAAGCACCACTTATAAAAGAAGCTTGCGTTGGCTGTGGGGTTTGCGCTGAGGTATGTCCGGCGCAAATTATAGAGATTGTGCCACAAGCTACATATAGTAAAATTTATGGAGATAATATATGA
- a CDS encoding class I SAM-dependent methyltransferase, whose protein sequence is MNNSVEMVEKTYEEEPYISYQYPQSSPNRQWVAGFVFGLNAPDIQTARVLELGCSMGGNLMPLASRYKKAKFIGVDLSKKQISVAKEIAKELSLKNIEFYAKDVTTITKDFGEFDYIIVHGVYSWVPQEVKEAIMRICGECLSQNGLAYISYNTYPGWKGKEILRDIMLFNMDKDTPASQKTVNDGIDMLNYMRQNVGNNFIRKILDDSFSGFESHGTSYILHEYFEIFNQPNYFHEVASLAKANGLEYLSESEYTQNIFPPISNEVKERLLKKCAGDRVKFEQYIDFVINKTFRQTIFCKKENAENIKVDFTYKFEELNKLNLAGKFSYNANIQRYVSQTQVHMPVGISKLLNKITDAYPSSVNVGEFVNELKDKSQEELQRIYQGVAFLLSNNVCYISPVADKFLSEIPKKPKLNSETLALAKYKVRVENLDNISFFTPRGETFGIDKNLDHRILALLDGSKDVDGISKEIFKMSKDGIFSFVVEEMPVVEDEEILKQAKERANFIVSRLFFEGMLVK, encoded by the coding sequence ATGAACAATAGTGTAGAAATGGTTGAAAAAACCTACGAAGAAGAGCCATATATCTCTTATCAGTATCCACAATCCTCGCCAAACAGGCAATGGGTGGCTGGATTTGTTTTTGGCTTAAACGCGCCAGATATTCAAACAGCTAGAGTTTTGGAGCTTGGTTGTTCGATGGGCGGGAATTTAATGCCTTTAGCTTCAAGATATAAAAAGGCTAAATTTATAGGAGTTGATCTATCTAAAAAGCAAATCAGCGTTGCTAAAGAGATAGCAAAAGAGCTATCTTTAAAAAATATTGAGTTTTATGCAAAAGATGTTACAACTATAACAAAAGATTTTGGCGAGTTTGATTACATCATCGTTCATGGCGTTTATAGTTGGGTTCCGCAAGAGGTTAAAGAGGCTATAATGCGAATTTGTGGAGAGTGCTTGAGCCAAAACGGACTAGCATATATCTCATATAACACCTATCCAGGCTGGAAAGGTAAGGAAATTTTGCGAGATATTATGCTTTTTAACATGGATAAAGATACTCCAGCTTCGCAAAAAACAGTCAATGATGGCATCGATATGCTTAATTATATGAGGCAAAATGTCGGAAATAACTTCATAAGAAAAATTCTTGATGATAGTTTTAGCGGGTTTGAAAGTCATGGCACATCTTATATTTTGCATGAGTATTTTGAGATATTTAACCAGCCAAACTACTTTCATGAAGTGGCAAGTTTAGCCAAAGCTAATGGGCTTGAGTATCTTAGCGAGTCAGAATACACGCAAAACATCTTCCCACCAATCAGCAATGAAGTCAAAGAAAGACTACTTAAAAAATGTGCTGGTGATAGGGTTAAATTTGAACAATACATCGACTTTGTTATAAACAAGACATTCAGACAGACGATTTTTTGTAAAAAAGAGAATGCAGAAAATATAAAAGTAGATTTTACTTATAAATTTGAAGAGCTAAACAAGCTAAATTTAGCAGGCAAATTTAGCTATAACGCAAACATTCAAAGATATGTCTCACAAACTCAAGTTCACATGCCAGTTGGAATTTCAAAGCTGTTAAACAAAATTACTGATGCTTATCCATCTAGCGTGAATGTGGGCGAGTTTGTTAATGAACTTAAAGATAAAAGTCAAGAAGAGTTGCAACGAATTTATCAAGGAGTTGCATTTTTACTAAGTAATAATGTCTGCTACATCTCGCCGGTTGCTGATAAATTCCTAAGTGAAATTCCAAAAAAACCAAAGCTTAACAGCGAAACACTAGCTCTAGCAAAATATAAAGTAAGGGTTGAAAATTTAGATAACATCTCGTTTTTTACGCCAAGAGGCGAAACTTTTGGTATAGATAAAAACCTAGATCATAGAATTTTAGCCTTGCTTGATGGAAGTAAAGATGTAGATGGGATTTCAAAAGAGATTTTTAAGATGTCAAAAGATGGAATTTTCTCATTCGTTGTCGAAGAAATGCCAGTCGTTGAAGATGAGGAAATTTTAAAACAAGCTAAAGAAAGAGCAAATTTTATAGTCTCAAGGCTATTTTTTGAAGGAATGCTTGTTAAGTAG
- a CDS encoding M48 family metallopeptidase, producing MKKFIIFALTFAAILFSGCASTTQGGVVGADRSQFFMVSEAQMDQGAALAYTQTIDKAKKSNTLNTNHAQTKRVRAISSRLIDQVGVFRQDAAKWNWQVNVINENTINAWCMPGGRIVVYSGIINQLKLNDAELAAIIGHEMAHALREHGREQASSEQLKSIGIMAVGIATGSNDLANLANMAAHYTISLPFSRGHETEADLIGLELMARAGYNPNAAITLWEKMDKASESKPLEFLSTHPSNESRISELKAKIDKVMPLYEKK from the coding sequence ATGAAAAAATTTATCATTTTCGCATTGACTTTTGCGGCAATTTTGTTTAGTGGATGTGCTTCTACAACTCAAGGTGGCGTTGTTGGAGCCGATAGGAGTCAGTTTTTTATGGTGAGTGAAGCTCAGATGGATCAAGGAGCAGCACTAGCTTATACTCAAACCATAGATAAAGCCAAAAAAAGCAACACGCTTAACACAAACCACGCTCAAACAAAGCGAGTAAGGGCGATATCTAGCAGACTTATAGATCAAGTTGGCGTGTTTAGACAAGATGCTGCTAAATGGAACTGGCAAGTAAATGTGATAAATGAAAACACCATAAACGCGTGGTGTATGCCAGGTGGGCGAATCGTAGTTTATAGTGGGATTATAAATCAACTTAAGTTAAATGATGCAGAGTTAGCTGCCATTATCGGACATGAGATGGCTCATGCTTTAAGAGAGCATGGAAGAGAGCAAGCATCAAGCGAACAGCTTAAAAGCATAGGAATTATGGCAGTTGGCATAGCAACTGGAAGTAATGATTTAGCAAATTTAGCCAACATGGCGGCTCACTATACGATAAGTTTGCCATTTTCAAGGGGTCATGAAACAGAAGCGGATTTAATCGGACTTGAACTTATGGCGCGCGCTGGATACAATCCAAATGCCGCTATAACACTATGGGAAAAGATGGATAAGGCTAGTGAAAGCAAGCCTTTAGAGTTTCTTTCAACCCACCCATCAAACGAGAGTAGAATTTCAGAATTAAAGGCAAAGATAGATAAAGTTATGCCTTTATATGAGAAAAAATAA
- a CDS encoding 4Fe-4S binding protein, protein MSKLNKFVICNPDLCIACNACMKTCIKNAYVRGRLSKARLDVLKRESGKMPNQCRQCDDAPCANVCPTSALRLTNSCVELHEELCIGCKLCTIVCPYGCIYIEGEIQPSAKDEAERHMEIGCVSGIKSLAVKCDMCSGRDDGPACVDICPKGALLLVEPISLEHKFGKKLKADMTPFLQMILNKDEVMPKKVEEIEEPTSNQEAQTKENLEKTKDSKENLDKVAQKDSSNLENKPNLDKKTAEPNLANLKAKTESNLDDKSSEKKLVKEAKVSDKETSKEPNLNENLADKSLNLDTKVASSEHAKTPTQSEI, encoded by the coding sequence ATGTCAAAACTTAATAAATTTGTCATCTGCAACCCTGATCTTTGCATCGCTTGCAACGCCTGTATGAAAACGTGCATTAAAAATGCATATGTTAGAGGCAGACTTTCTAAAGCAAGACTTGATGTGCTAAAAAGAGAGAGCGGTAAAATGCCAAACCAGTGTCGCCAGTGTGATGATGCACCCTGTGCAAACGTCTGCCCAACTTCAGCACTTCGTCTTACAAACTCGTGCGTTGAGCTTCATGAAGAGCTTTGTATCGGCTGTAAACTTTGCACCATCGTTTGTCCATATGGCTGTATTTACATAGAAGGCGAAATTCAGCCATCGGCTAAAGATGAAGCTGAGCGTCATATGGAGATAGGGTGTGTTAGTGGTATAAAAAGTTTAGCTGTAAAGTGCGATATGTGCAGTGGACGAGATGATGGTCCAGCGTGTGTAGATATCTGTCCAAAAGGCGCGCTTCTTTTGGTCGAGCCAATAAGCTTAGAGCATAAATTTGGCAAAAAGCTAAAGGCTGATATGACTCCGTTTTTACAGATGATTTTAAACAAAGATGAGGTTATGCCTAAAAAAGTTGAAGAAATAGAAGAGCCAACATCAAATCAAGAAGCACAAACTAAAGAAAATTTAGAAAAAACAAAAGATTCTAAAGAGAATTTAGATAAAGTTGCGCAAAAAGACAGCTCAAATTTAGAAAACAAACCAAATTTAGATAAAAAAACTGCAGAGCCAAACTTAGCAAATTTAAAAGCCAAAACTGAGTCAAATTTAGATGATAAATCATCAGAAAAAAAGCTAGTTAAAGAGGCTAAAGTATCAGATAAAGAAACAAGCAAAGAGCCAAATTTAAATGAAAATTTAGCGGACAAATCTTTGAATTTAGATACCAAAGTTGCAAGCAGCGAACACGCTAAAACCCCAACGCAAAGCGAGATATAA
- a CDS encoding YegP family protein: protein MSRFIIKSAKDGVKFDLEINTHVVCTSQVYKSLNGCQNGIESVKKNASLHKVDDLTIEEKAQLSNPKFEVYQDKAGGFRFRLKASNGQIVAVSEDFKAKEDCLKVIELIAKEAYRAQIQKA from the coding sequence ATGTCTAGATTTATCATAAAATCGGCAAAAGATGGTGTTAAATTCGACCTTGAAATTAACACTCATGTAGTTTGCACCTCTCAAGTTTACAAAAGCTTGAATGGCTGTCAAAACGGTATCGAAAGCGTTAAGAAAAATGCATCTTTGCATAAGGTTGATGACTTGACTATAGAAGAAAAAGCCCAGCTGTCAAATCCTAAATTTGAAGTTTACCAAGATAAAGCTGGTGGATTTAGGTTTAGGCTTAAAGCAAGCAATGGTCAAATAGTCGCAGTTAGCGAAGATTTTAAAGCAAAAGAGGACTGTCTTAAAGTCATAGAACTCATAGCTAAAGAGGCTTATAGAGCACAAATTCAAAAGGCATAA
- a CDS encoding ABC transporter ATP-binding protein, protein MIEITNLTKKFGEQIALDDINLHFKKGEKSLIIGQNGAGKSTLMKSILGEYLPNTGSVKINGINPLKDRKKALKNIAFVPQTPPPIKLTLSEMVEFVTKSCEISPTKIDEFSKFLEFNLKANLNKPFFKLSGGMKQKFLIAIAYARDCSILMFDEPTANLDPKAREIFKELLANSQGKTAVFISHRVSEMGGLINRVIEMDLAKVVKDEKVV, encoded by the coding sequence ATGATAGAAATAACAAATTTAACTAAAAAATTTGGCGAACAAATAGCACTTGATGATATAAATTTACACTTTAAAAAAGGTGAAAAATCTTTGATAATAGGGCAAAATGGCGCAGGAAAAAGCACGTTGATGAAAAGCATTTTAGGCGAGTATTTGCCAAATACTGGAAGCGTTAAAATCAATGGCATAAATCCACTAAAAGATAGAAAAAAAGCTTTAAAAAACATAGCCTTTGTCCCACAAACTCCACCTCCGATTAAGCTAACATTGTCAGAAATGGTTGAGTTTGTTACAAAAAGTTGTGAAATTTCGCCAACAAAGATAGATGAGTTTTCAAAGTTTTTAGAGTTTAATTTAAAGGCGAATTTAAACAAGCCGTTTTTTAAACTCTCAGGCGGTATGAAGCAGAAATTTCTCATTGCAATCGCTTATGCAAGGGATTGTAGTATCTTGATGTTTGATGAGCCAACGGCGAATTTAGACCCAAAAGCGCGCGAGATATTTAAAGAGTTACTAGCTAACTCGCAGGGCAAAACGGCGGTTTTTATCTCTCATAGAGTTAGTGAGATGGGTGGTTTGATAAACAGAGTTATAGAAATGGACTTAGCAAAGGTGGTTAAAGATGAAAAAGTTGTTTAA
- a CDS encoding ABC transporter permease has product MKNTILIAFLDIKESFRSKWFLIYLLIFGGLVAAFFISGVTNSRVLGFSGLSRLLLLFIQVCIIILPIFILVSTVRAILQDKESNVLEYLLSFPINLREYYFGKALGRLFGIFVPVFLSLVLAVIWGVIKGVNVPWELFLLYSGLLFCLCVSFLGIAFLISSLAKTAEIALALAFFVWLVALAFLDLLLIAILMKYQVDQNIIFAVALANPIEVFRIAAIGLFDPALAVIGPAAYFILDTFGRVNFLIFAHVYPIFLGILCLVLGFVVFCKKDLA; this is encoded by the coding sequence ATGAAAAACACGATTTTAATAGCATTTTTAGATATCAAAGAGTCGTTTCGCTCGAAGTGGTTTTTGATTTATCTTTTGATTTTTGGTGGGCTTGTGGCAGCATTTTTTATAAGTGGTGTTACAAACTCGCGCGTTTTGGGCTTTAGTGGGCTTTCTCGTTTGCTTTTACTTTTTATACAAGTTTGTATTATAATTTTACCTATTTTTATCCTTGTAAGTACGGTTAGAGCGATACTTCAAGATAAAGAATCAAACGTGCTTGAATACTTGCTAAGCTTTCCTATAAATTTACGAGAGTATTATTTTGGTAAGGCGCTTGGTAGGCTTTTTGGAATTTTTGTGCCGGTGTTTTTATCGCTTGTTTTAGCTGTGATTTGGGGAGTTATAAAAGGCGTAAATGTGCCATGGGAGCTGTTTTTGCTGTATAGCGGGCTATTATTTTGTCTTTGCGTTTCGTTTCTTGGCATTGCGTTTTTAATCTCTAGCTTGGCAAAAACTGCTGAAATCGCCCTTGCTTTGGCGTTTTTTGTCTGGCTTGTGGCTTTGGCATTTTTAGACCTACTTTTAATCGCTATTTTGATGAAGTATCAAGTAGATCAAAACATTATCTTTGCTGTGGCTTTGGCAAATCCGATTGAAGTTTTTAGAATCGCAGCCATCGGACTTTTTGACCCAGCACTTGCTGTTATCGGGCCTGCGGCGTATTTTATACTAGATACTTTTGGGCGTGTGAATTTCTTGATTTTTGCGCATGTTTATCCGATTTTTCTTGGAATTTTGTGTTTAGTTTTGGGATTTGTCGTTTTTTGTAAAAAAGATTTGGCTTAG
- a CDS encoding c-type cytochrome: MKKVVVGICVCIIALMIFMITSQTSSQSMPKTQPKKPNLEPKKEIVLQEKDDIKKIKELKQSVKAKQTSKLYLVSCAPCHGDDARGVIAPSIAGKSKDEILARLKDYKAGKYPNTLMAGVLQNINDVNLSALAGEISELKK; the protein is encoded by the coding sequence ATGAAAAAAGTAGTTGTTGGAATTTGCGTTTGTATAATAGCGCTTATGATTTTTATGATAACTTCGCAAACTTCTAGTCAAAGCATGCCAAAAACGCAACCAAAAAAGCCAAATTTAGAGCCTAAAAAAGAGATTGTTTTGCAAGAAAAAGATGATATCAAAAAAATCAAAGAGCTAAAACAAAGCGTAAAAGCAAAACAAACAAGCAAACTTTATCTTGTAAGTTGCGCGCCTTGTCATGGCGATGATGCGCGTGGAGTTATCGCGCCATCGATTGCTGGAAAAAGCAAAGATGAAATTTTAGCAAGGCTAAAAGATTATAAAGCAGGCAAGTATCCAAACACACTGATGGCTGGAGTTTTGCAAAATATAAATGATGTAAATTTAAGCGCACTTGCTGGTGAAATTTCGGAGTTAAAAAAGTAG
- a CDS encoding NapH/MauN family ferredoxin-type protein — translation MDSYKTRATLKDTSFFSTLIITSKNGTKRLSIRAYRFFTIILVHLLFWFSYHVDIQILEGSISGSRAFGFHLSDPFIVLEVLGAFGKVELNLIIGAVSILFFYLIFGGRAFCGWICPYGLISEIGEKINAKLIAKNIIKKRKFTRISRYVFWVLFLASSYFSGYLVFEVINVVGILSRFIIYGFSLAILWLVAVFLVELFFARRVWCACFCPVGTTYSLLVSKPSFTKIQWDKDRCDHCGVCVDVCFVGDILELTKKNSAISKEQKKFRISGIDCTLCGRCVDVCHHDALKFDNLLKRMV, via the coding sequence ATGGATAGTTATAAAACAAGAGCCACGCTAAAAGATACGAGCTTTTTCTCAACTCTTATAATCACTTCTAAAAATGGCACAAAACGCCTATCAATCCGAGCTTATCGCTTTTTTACTATAATTTTAGTGCATCTTTTGTTTTGGTTTTCATACCATGTTGATATCCAAATTTTAGAAGGAAGCATAAGCGGCTCAAGGGCTTTTGGATTTCACTTAAGTGACCCATTTATCGTGCTTGAAGTGCTTGGAGCGTTTGGAAAAGTTGAGTTAAATTTAATCATCGGCGCAGTAAGCATTTTGTTTTTTTACCTTATTTTTGGTGGACGAGCGTTTTGTGGTTGGATCTGTCCGTATGGGCTTATAAGCGAGATTGGCGAGAAAATCAATGCAAAATTAATCGCTAAAAACATCATAAAAAAACGTAAATTTACAAGAATTTCAAGATATGTTTTTTGGGTTTTGTTTTTAGCAAGTAGCTATTTTAGCGGATATTTGGTTTTTGAGGTTATAAATGTTGTTGGAATTTTATCACGATTTATAATCTATGGCTTTAGTTTAGCTATTTTGTGGCTTGTGGCTGTGTTTTTAGTGGAGCTGTTTTTTGCAAGAAGGGTTTGGTGTGCTTGTTTTTGTCCGGTTGGAACGACGTATTCTTTGCTTGTTTCAAAACCTAGTTTTACAAAAATTCAGTGGGATAAAGATAGGTGTGATCACTGTGGTGTTTGCGTTGATGTCTGTTTTGTGGGCGATATACTTGAGCTAACTAAGAAAAATAGCGCCATTTCAAAAGAGCAAAAGAAATTTAGAATCAGCGGGATTGACTGCACACTTTGTGGAAGGTGCGTTGATGTGTGTCATCATGATGCGCTTAAATTTGATAACCTTTTAAAACGAATGGTCTAA
- a CDS encoding c-type cytochrome, with product MKKIVFMMILALLLASCEKKEQKTEQNTSFKNQNSLEQNEPQKAKIVIKKGDEKIKNDDKFIVYNIDGERKVQFNINNENNETTREIIAYARLKSPYKNINLDLLKKRLSPNFILKCSACHNDYANGIIGPSLLDKTDKEIVKMIKKYQSKTQKNVLMYELISKMSDEEISNLADEIYEFNKQFKELE from the coding sequence ATGAAAAAGATAGTTTTTATGATGATTTTGGCTTTGCTTTTAGCTTCGTGCGAGAAAAAAGAGCAAAAAACAGAGCAAAATACAAGCTTTAAAAATCAAAACTCGCTTGAACAAAACGAGCCGCAAAAGGCAAAAATTGTCATTAAAAAAGGCGATGAAAAGATAAAAAATGATGATAAATTTATAGTTTATAACATCGATGGCGAGCGAAAAGTGCAGTTTAATATAAATAACGAAAACAACGAAACCACACGCGAAATCATCGCTTATGCAAGGCTAAAATCACCTTATAAAAATATAAATTTAGATTTGCTAAAAAAACGGCTAAGCCCAAATTTTATCCTTAAATGTTCAGCCTGTCATAACGACTACGCAAATGGCATAATAGGACCATCTTTGCTTGATAAAACAGATAAAGAGATAGTCAAAATGATAAAAAAATACCAAAGCAAAACCCAAAAAAACGTTTTGATGTATGAACTTATAAGCAAGATGAGCGATGAGGAGATTTCAAATTTAGCTGATGAAATTTATGAGTTTAACAAGCAATTTAAGGAGTTAGAATGA